The following is a genomic window from Pedobacter sp. KBS0701.
CCACCTTTAGGGCAGCTTAAAGCTGTAGGGGTAGATGACTGGGCATATAAAAAGCGCGATAGATATGGCAGCATCTGGTAAACCTGGATACCGGGAAAGTAATCGATCTGCTGCCAGACCGGGAGGAAAAAACATTGACAAGTTGGTTGCAAGGGCAACCTACGATAGAGATAATTACACGGGACCGTTACGGTAAATATATGCAGGTAAGCCACAAAGGGGGGGGGCAGGCTATACAGATCACTGACCGTTGGCATCTACTTAAGAACCTTGGTGAAGCCGTTAAAAGGATAATGGTACGCGAATACACCAGACTTAGTAGAGCAGTAGCCCCTAAAACAGTTGAAGAACCGCTGGGGGTTCTAAAAGATTTTCCTGCAAGGAAGAAGTTGGCCGCTACAGGCGGTGTTGTCAAACAACGATTTGATGAGATGAAGAAACTACATGCTAAAGGATTATCTAATAACGCAATTGCAAAATCCCTAGGAATGCATAGAAGTACCGTCAGGAAATACCTGTCGATGGATGTGCCGATGCGGAAGTTCTATGGAGAAAGAGGAATGATAGAGGCTCATTTTGAATACATCAAAGAACGAATGCAAGCAGACACTAATATTCATTTAAAATCAATTAATAAATATCCTTACATATTCGTCCAGTAACATTAAGAGCAGACTATTTGGTCAATGCCAAGACAGGCAACGGCTTTGTGGTAAGCAGCGAAATTATTACCCATGATCGGATAATCAATGTCTCCCCGGTTCATATTTCCGGTGATCTTGTGAGCAATGTACTTAACGGAGAAAGGCCGAGCAAGCTTAGAGGCTTTGAGATGGTTTCGGTTGAAAAGATTATCAGGGAATTCTTCGAGGATCTCTCGGCCATTTCCATGGCCTTGCCACGGGTGGTCTTTTCCAATTCTCTACTCAGTGGCGGCAAGGTCGAAAAAAGCGACTGGAACGCTTTTGAAAATCCCAATGAAACAAAAATCCCAGCTATGGCAAGTACAACTTATCACTCCGAACTTGGGGGAAAGAGAAAAACCATCTTTGAATATTCGGTTTTGAGCCGATTCTTAGGAAACGGCTATTCTGAGGGTGATTTTATCTCCAAGACAGAAAGGCAATTCATTGATAGCTTCAACCAACTACCGGAAAAGGAACGCATGGAATACTATAACAAGCTTAAAGAAGAAATGACCGAGATAGCGCTCTAGTTTTTCCTTTCAAGATAGTACTTTTTTAGGATCTTTGCGCTGTCCGATCCCGGTGCCAGATCAAAATATCCCGGCCATCCGTAGCCTTTTTCTTTCCAGAAACCAAAATCATCTTTTATTAGCTCAAGAATGCTGAGATCGGCATTTTTGCCCTCGCCCAGGAGCAGCTCACGGAGCGCGGGTTGGGCTCCAGGCTTCATCAGGTAGCCAAATTTCATCCAAATCATGTATCCGATGATCGGACACTTGATAATACCGCTGTCTACCTTAAAATGATATTCGTCTTCTCTTTTTGCCCAGCACTCGATACCATTGTACCTATATTTTCGGGTATAGGAAACCTGCCTGTTGACCCACGGAAAAGCCAGCTTCGATCCTGGGCTCTTTAAGACAATAAAGTCGTTTTTTACAATTCCCAGCTTTGGAAAGATGTATACCTGCAGGGTAACTATCAATACGCTTGTTATTGTCAGAAGGGCTGCTTCTTCTTCCTCACCGATACTCAATCGGTCAATATCCAAGGTGATTCGGCTCGATCTGTCGAGCTTTGGATGGATTCCCTGCACGCCGGCAAGTTTTAAAAGCTGGATTTTTGAATATACTTTTCCGCATATCTTGTAAGGAGGTTCGTGAGCGTTCATTTTTGAAAGGTTAATATAGGCGGAATTTAGTATTTTTTGCGGTTTAATCAAAATCAAAGTCAACGTCAAGTAAAATCAGGATGAGTCAGATCATTGGGGATTATCTGAAAAGTGGTCACCCATTTCTAATCAAAATGTACTAAAGCAGGGTGCACACTTTGGATTGAAATCCGGTTTTTATTATCCCTGAAATCCCCAAGTGGGTATAATTTTAATAATGTTTGTTTTTATTCAGATTTTTACAATCTGTTTTGTTAAATCAAATGAAATATAACTGGGTAAAAAAATAAGCTTTTTTATAAAAAAAACTTAATTAAATTAGCTTAATTTTCTATTACTTTGGAAATCCGTACCAAATTTTTTGAAAAAAGAAACTAATGATTTTGATCTCTGGCAGAACTTGCTAAATGGGGACAGGCTTGCGTTAAATAAAATTTACGAAAGATTCTTATCTCCACTTTATCAGTATGGTATGCGTATGCTTCAGGATGAAGATGCGGTACGAGATTGTTTGCATAATCTTTTTGTGAAAATCTGGGTGAATCACAAAACACTTAAACCCACTGATAACATCAAATATTATTTAATATCTGCCTTGCGGAATAGTATTATCAATTATAAAAATCAAGAAAATAGGTTTCAAAAGGTTGATATTCAGGAGAACGATGTTTTTGACTTAAGATTTACTGTTGAATCGGAGTACATTAAAAAAGAAGAGCAAAATCAGAAGGTACTTCAGCTTAGCGAAGCGATGAATAAACTTACTTCAAGACAAAAAGAAATTATTTATTTGAAGTATTTTGAAGAAATGGATTACGATGAAATCTCTAAAATAATGGATTTAAGTAAAAAAGGAACCTACAAGCTGAGTGCGAGGGCTTTAGAAGCGTTAAGGGAAATAATGAACGTAGACAAGGCGATGCTTTTAGCAATTTTACTGGTTGCGAAAAGATAGCGTTTTATTGTGTCGTTAAAAAAAGATTAAAATAATGTTATTTCTGTGGGGTAATTTTTAATTCTTTCCTGTTTGTATAATTGAATGGTCGTTAAATCATTCATTATTATGCCGAACAAAAGATACAATTCATTTAATGTCGAAAATTTTTTAGATGATGCAGATTTTCTGCGTTACGTTAAACACAATAATTCTGTTGATGTTTCTTTTTGGGATAACTGGCAAGCTAACATCCCTGAAAATTTAGCATCTTTTAAAGCGGCAAAATTACAGCTCCAGCTTATTTTAAGCGATCAACCTAAAATTGCAACAAGTAATTTTCGGGATCAGTTATTGGCAGACATTAACATTTCAATTGATACCATCCAAAAAGCGAAACGGAGCAAAACAATCCGTTTAATAGTCACATCGGGTATTGCGGCAAGTTTATTTGTTGTTGCTTTTGTTTCCTGGTTTTTCCTTTCTACGGTTACAGTGAAATCTAATTTCGCTGAGAACCGCCTGGTGCATTTGCCAGACGGTTCAGAAATTCAACTCAATGCAAATTCGGTGTTAAGCTACGCCCGTGCCTTTAAATGGAAAGCGCGCAGAGAAGTACGTTTAAAGGGCGAAGCTTATTTCAAGGTAAAGCACATTAATATAAATCCGGATCAGATTAAAAAAGGAGAGTTGTTTGTGGCGATAACCGATGGAGCAAAAGTTCAGGTTCTGGGCACCGAATTTAACCTGAAAGATCGACATAACACGACGACCATAGCCTTAGTAAAAGGTAAAATTCAGGTGAGTTCGAATAAGACAGGCCAAAGATATATTATGCATCCTGGTGATTTTATCGATTTTAATCCGAATGGAAATCGCGTTAAAAATGCTGTTGGTTCAACTAATCAAACCGCCTGGTTAAGCGGAAAAATTATCCTGAATCAAACTACCGTAAGCGAAATTTTAAGAGAATTTGAAGACTTGTATGGCTATAAGGTAATTCTTGACAGCCCTGCACTCGGAAATAAAAAAATAGATGGCGCCATATCTATAAAAAGCGAAGAAAGTTTACTCTTTACCCTTAAAAACATTTTAAATGTAGACATACAAAAAGAAGGAAAAACAATCTACCTGAAGAACAGATGATAACTGTGTAATTAAAATCAACAACCAACCAAACCAATACAAAATGAAAAAAAGATTTACCCGATTATTCGGTTGTATCTCTATGCTATTGATTATTGCTTTTGTACTGCCTTTAAAGGCACAGCAAACGGGGAATAGAATAACATTAGAAGCTGCATTAAATACCATTTCTAAGAAGTATAACACCAAGTTTGCTTACGAACATGATATTGTTCAGGGAAAAACCACATCTGCTGAAAGTGTAAAGGCGAAAAATTTAGATGAAGCACTTAAACAGGTGTTATACCCAAATAATTTATTGTTTTTATACGTGAGTGATGGAAATTATACCATTGTTACCCGTGATGAACGTCTTTTTACTCCGAAAAAAGTTCCTGCCGGGCAATCAGTACCAGAAAATAACGAGATCTACATTTCCGGAAAAGTTGTAGATGAAACTGGTAATACATTACCAGGCGCATCAATTAAAGGCAACACATCTAATGCGGTAATCGCTACCGATGCAAGCGGGAGGTTCAGTATGCGGGTTCCGTCTGGAAGTACAATGCTTGGCTTTTCTTATATCGGCTATGAAAATTACAGTTACCCCATTGCGGGTTCGCAAAGTAACCTAAACATTGTTTTGAAAGTTTCTACAGGCAATCAACTGAGCGAAGTCAATGTAATTTCTACAGGTTTACAAAAGATATCAAAAGAAAGAAGTACGGGTTCAGCGGAATTGATTACGGCCGTACAATTGGAAAAAGTTCCGGTTCCGAATTTATTATACCGTATGGAATCAATGGTGCCTGGGGTTAAAATTAACATCAATGCTGGTGATAATAGTTTTCTATATAGTAACACACGCAAGTCGATAAATGGAGGCTCGCGTACCCGGGGTGCTACAGATTACAGCTTTTTTGTAAGGGGAAAGAGCACCATATCATCTGAAACAGAATCGTTGCCATTAATTGTTGTTGATGGTGCAATTACCGAAAATGATATTTCTGCGATTAATCCTAATGATGTAGCTTCTGTAACTTTCTTAAAAGATGCAGCTGCGGCCTCTATTTGGGGAACAAGAGCCGCTAACGGTGTGATGGTTATTACTACAAAAACTGGTAAAATCGGGCAAACGCCGGTAATCAGTTTCTCACTAAATGCATCAGTTTCAAATCATCCAAATTTGGGCTATTTAAGAACAATGAATGCGGCCCAGGCCATTGCTTATGAGCAGGAATTAGTGGCTAAAAATGTAATTGTTGCGCCACTTAGTACAACTGCTTACAGTACAAACGTAGCTGATGTAAGCGATTTGACCTTCAAACTCAGGGCAGGCACAATTACGCAGGCAGCATATAATAGTATGATTGAACAATATGCTACAAGAGATAGCAGGGATCAGATTGAACAATATTTGTTAAAACCTGCAACATCTCAAAACTATAACTTTTCAATAAGTGGGGGTAATAATTTCTCCAGTTATTTCTATTCGGCATCTTATTCAAAGGAAAATCCTTATGCAACAGGCAATAGCGGCGACCGCCTTACGGTTACTTTAAACAATACATTTAAGTTATTTAAAACTGCCACCTTAACTACAAATCTAAAAGGGTCCTTTTTAAATTATAAAAATAACGGCGTTAGCTTAAGCAGTCTTTTTAATCCAAGCCTGGCAACATTTATGCCGTACAATCAAATTGTTGATAGTAACGGCAACCGTGTTTCTTACTCAAAAAAATATTATACGGGCTGGCTGAACACCTTATACCCAAGTGGCTTTCTAAATTGGGGTTACAATGCGCTGGATGAAATTGATAATGCTGATAATAGTCAGAGAGACAATAACTACTCTGCAAACTTCAATCTCAATGTACCTATTGTTAAGGGCCTTTCAGCCAATGCCTTTTTTAATACCGAGCGTAGCTTTACCACAAGTAGAAATTTTTATAACGATAATACCTATTACTATCGCGATTTTTTAAATGGCTTTACTCCAATACCTACATCTGGCAAAGCGATTAATAGCTTGGGTTTATCTGGTGGAAGCGGGATTTACAATACAGGCAATGGAACTACGAATAATTACACACTTAGGGGGCAATTAAATTACGATACAACATTAGGTGCTGATCATCAGATCAATGCAATTGCTGGTTCAGAAATCAGACAAACACAGCAGGGTGAAAGTTTGTCTACGCTGTATGGCTATAATATGGGAACCGGTATTTCGCGTCCGGTAAATTTCTTTACACCGTATACAAATATTTTCGGTTTTACGAATAATTTGGGGGGCAATCCAAGTCAGCAGGATAAAACCCGAAGATACTTATCTTATTATAGTAACGGGGCATACACTTATAAATCTAAGTATACGGTTTCTGCAAGTGTAAGATATGATGATTACAATAACTTTGGAGTTGATCGTAAATTCAGAGCAACTCCGCTCTATTCGTTTGGAGGAAAATGGGATGCTGCAAGGGAATCATTTTTGAGGGATGTGAAATGGATTTCTAACTTCAGTCTGAGGGCAACTTATGGGGTGAATGGTAATATTTCGACTTCTATTTATCCATTTACAAATATTGCTTTGGGTGGGGTTGATAATACTACTGGTTTAAGTATTTCAAGTATCATCGCTCCGGCAAACCCTGAATTGCGCTGGGAAAAAACTTATGTTACTAATTTAGGCTTGGATTTCGGTTTTCTACAAAACAGAATTAACGGATCGGTTGAGGTTTACCGCAAGCATGGTACTGACTTGTTTTACAATTTTCCAATCAGCGGAACTTATGGTGTAATCAATTTAATACGTAATACCAGTGAATTAAACGGAAGAGGGGTTGACTTATCTCTTGGAGGTGTTTTTTATACGGCTAAAAATTGGGATATTAACGGAAGGTTGACCTACGCCTACAATACCAATGATGTGAAGGATACCCGATTTATACCTACATCGTCATTTTATTCAAATCCAGCTTACAGTACATTAATTGCAGGTTACCCAACAGATAAGCTTTTAGTTTATCGTAATGCAGGTTTAGATGCGACGGGTATGACTTTAATTTACGATCAAAACGGAAATAAAATTGCACCAAATGTAAACTTAAACTCAATTGATGCCCTGATTTATGCCGGTAGATCGACAGCACCCCATTTTGGTAGTTATACACAATCTATCCGTTACAAAGATTTCACTTTAATGGCTGTTGCAACCTATCAATTCGGAAATGTGTTCTTAAAACCTACAATCAGTTCATACCCTTCATCACGAGCGGGCGTAGTGTATGATTTAAGTGAAGATGTTGCCAAACGATGGCAAAAAGCCGGGGATGAACAATTTACTTCAGTTCCTAGTGTTGCCGGTACCTTTGCAACAGTTAGTTTAACGCGCTACCAGCAATCAGATATTAATGTTTTAAAAGGAGATTATATTCGTTTAAGGGAGCTTTCACTATCTTACAAGATACCTGTTGAGCGTATATCCAAAATGGTTAAGGGGGCAAATTTTGCATTTTCAGCTCGTAATATAGGCTTATTGTGGACGGCTAATAAGGAAGGAATAGATCCTGATTTTACCAGCGGATTAAGCTCCTCATCATTGGGTTTACCAGCAACAGTTTCTTATAATTTTTCACTTAATGTTAACTTCTAACCGAAACCAAAATGAAACCATTATATAAGCTATTTATTGTTTTTATTGGCGCTACGCTCATCACCGGATGCAAAAAATATGTCGATATTAAGACTCAAGGGAGCCTAGTTCCAAATCAGGCAATCAATTATCGCTACCTGTTAAACGGAACGAGTAATTTTGAATCTAATCCAAACCTGGCTGATCTTGCATCTGATGACATCAATATTGTTGATGCAGCCCAAATCAACTCCCTTTCTGGAAGTTTATTCTATGCTTATTATATTAATTCTTACACCTGGAAACCTGTTATTTACACGTTGGGTACATTATATGAGCAAGACGATAACTGGAACCGAATGTACAATAACATTTTATATTGCAATACCATTATTTCGGAGTTACCGGCGGCAACAGGGACTGACGCAGAAAAAGCGGAAATGACAGCCGAGGCGAAAGTACATCGTGCCGATGCCTATCTGGCATTAGTTAATACCTATGCCAAACCTTATAATAGCGCAACAGCAGCAACAGATTTAGGTGTGCCGCTAATCCTTACACAAACGGTTAGCCAAAATTTAAACCGCGCTTCCGTCCAGGCGGTTTATAACCAAATTATCGTCGACTTAACCAGTGCTATTCCTGCACTGCCAACGGCTCAGTCATATAATACTCTGCCATCAAAAGTAAGTGCTTATGGTGAGTTGGCCCGTTGTTATTTGTATATGAACGATTATTCAAACGCAAATCGTTATGCAGATTTAGCTTTGTCGTTACGCAATACTTTGAATGATTTAGG
Proteins encoded in this region:
- a CDS encoding transposase, with amino-acid sequence MDTGKVIDLLPDREEKTLTSWLQGQPTIEIITRDRYGKYMQVSHKGGGQAIQITDRWHLLKNLGEAVKRIMVREYTRLSRAVAPKTVEEPLGVLKDFPARKKLAATGGVVKQRFDEMKKLHAKGLSNNAIAKSLGMHRSTVRKYLSMDVPMRKFYGERGMIEAHFEYIKERMQADTNIHLKSINKYPYIFVQ
- a CDS encoding FecR family protein produces the protein MPNKRYNSFNVENFLDDADFLRYVKHNNSVDVSFWDNWQANIPENLASFKAAKLQLQLILSDQPKIATSNFRDQLLADINISIDTIQKAKRSKTIRLIVTSGIAASLFVVAFVSWFFLSTVTVKSNFAENRLVHLPDGSEIQLNANSVLSYARAFKWKARREVRLKGEAYFKVKHININPDQIKKGELFVAITDGAKVQVLGTEFNLKDRHNTTTIALVKGKIQVSSNKTGQRYIMHPGDFIDFNPNGNRVKNAVGSTNQTAWLSGKIILNQTTVSEILREFEDLYGYKVILDSPALGNKKIDGAISIKSEESLLFTLKNILNVDIQKEGKTIYLKNR
- a CDS encoding RagB/SusD family nutrient uptake outer membrane protein, translating into MKPLYKLFIVFIGATLITGCKKYVDIKTQGSLVPNQAINYRYLLNGTSNFESNPNLADLASDDINIVDAAQINSLSGSLFYAYYINSYTWKPVIYTLGTLYEQDDNWNRMYNNILYCNTIISELPAATGTDAEKAEMTAEAKVHRADAYLALVNTYAKPYNSATAATDLGVPLILTQTVSQNLNRASVQAVYNQIIVDLTSAIPALPTAQSYNTLPSKVSAYGELARCYLYMNDYSNANRYADLALSLRNTLNDLGALTSVSSANYPRRIVDPEILLSKTAFGNPFSFSPTALRLSDDLLAVLGTTDQRYALFTVPASTISSTYTGRYGYREARIGEVRNVGPNVPEMMLIKAEYYARNNDATNAMLWVNNLRVKRFKPADYVLLTATSAADALNKVIDERRREFFCRMLRWWDMRRLKSETAFQKTYTRTVNGTTYTLAPNSNRYVFPIAEYLTNLNPELEKNP
- a CDS encoding SusC/RagA family TonB-linked outer membrane protein; amino-acid sequence: MKKRFTRLFGCISMLLIIAFVLPLKAQQTGNRITLEAALNTISKKYNTKFAYEHDIVQGKTTSAESVKAKNLDEALKQVLYPNNLLFLYVSDGNYTIVTRDERLFTPKKVPAGQSVPENNEIYISGKVVDETGNTLPGASIKGNTSNAVIATDASGRFSMRVPSGSTMLGFSYIGYENYSYPIAGSQSNLNIVLKVSTGNQLSEVNVISTGLQKISKERSTGSAELITAVQLEKVPVPNLLYRMESMVPGVKININAGDNSFLYSNTRKSINGGSRTRGATDYSFFVRGKSTISSETESLPLIVVDGAITENDISAINPNDVASVTFLKDAAAASIWGTRAANGVMVITTKTGKIGQTPVISFSLNASVSNHPNLGYLRTMNAAQAIAYEQELVAKNVIVAPLSTTAYSTNVADVSDLTFKLRAGTITQAAYNSMIEQYATRDSRDQIEQYLLKPATSQNYNFSISGGNNFSSYFYSASYSKENPYATGNSGDRLTVTLNNTFKLFKTATLTTNLKGSFLNYKNNGVSLSSLFNPSLATFMPYNQIVDSNGNRVSYSKKYYTGWLNTLYPSGFLNWGYNALDEIDNADNSQRDNNYSANFNLNVPIVKGLSANAFFNTERSFTTSRNFYNDNTYYYRDFLNGFTPIPTSGKAINSLGLSGGSGIYNTGNGTTNNYTLRGQLNYDTTLGADHQINAIAGSEIRQTQQGESLSTLYGYNMGTGISRPVNFFTPYTNIFGFTNNLGGNPSQQDKTRRYLSYYSNGAYTYKSKYTVSASVRYDDYNNFGVDRKFRATPLYSFGGKWDAARESFLRDVKWISNFSLRATYGVNGNISTSIYPFTNIALGGVDNTTGLSISSIIAPANPELRWEKTYVTNLGLDFGFLQNRINGSVEVYRKHGTDLFYNFPISGTYGVINLIRNTSELNGRGVDLSLGGVFYTAKNWDINGRLTYAYNTNDVKDTRFIPTSSFYSNPAYSTLIAGYPTDKLLVYRNAGLDATGMTLIYDQNGNKIAPNVNLNSIDALIYAGRSTAPHFGSYTQSIRYKDFTLMAVATYQFGNVFLKPTISSYPSSRAGVVYDLSEDVAKRWQKAGDEQFTSVPSVAGTFATVSLTRYQQSDINVLKGDYIRLRELSLSYKIPVERISKMVKGANFAFSARNIGLLWTANKEGIDPDFTSGLSSSSLGLPATVSYNFSLNVNF
- a CDS encoding RNA polymerase sigma factor → MKKETNDFDLWQNLLNGDRLALNKIYERFLSPLYQYGMRMLQDEDAVRDCLHNLFVKIWVNHKTLKPTDNIKYYLISALRNSIINYKNQENRFQKVDIQENDVFDLRFTVESEYIKKEEQNQKVLQLSEAMNKLTSRQKEIIYLKYFEEMDYDEISKIMDLSKKGTYKLSARALEALREIMNVDKAMLLAILLVAKR